Within Raineyella sp. W15-4, the genomic segment CCAGACCGATGGTCACGTCCGCGTCCTCGAGTCGGTGACCCTGCTCGATGTGGATCTCGGCGCAGCCGACGATCTCGGGGACGACGTCGGTTCCGCGGTAGCCGACACCCCCCAGTGCCTCGGCGACCGTGACACCATCGCGGTCTGCGGTCGCCAGCGCCACATCCAGGGGGATGCGACCGCAGAACACACCGCTTCCCATCATGCTCGGTTCGAAGCGGGAGCCCTCCTCGTTGAACCAGTCCACGACGGCCAGGTTGTATTTCGGGACGAAGTCGCCTGCCGTCACGGCAGCGGTGACCCGCGCCACCGCGTGGGCGGCGGCCAGGACCCCGTACGCACCGTCGTACCGGCCGCCGCGCGGTTGGCTGTCGAGGTGCGAGCCGACGAGCACGTATGGTGCCCCGGGGACGTATTCGGCCAGGCCGAAGAGGTTGCCGATCGGATCGACCAGTCGGGTGAAGCCATGCTCGGTGAACCACCCGGACAGCCAGTCCCGGGTGAGGCCGTCGGCGGCGGTGGCGGCCTGTCGATCGACACCGCCGGCGGGCGTGGCGCCGAAACCGGACATCGTGGCGAAGTCTGTGGCGAAGTCGTCCGACCCGTGGGTCCGGACCAAGATCCTTGTCGTCATCTGTGCTCCCTTCTCAGGTGAGACAGAACATAGGAGCGCCACACGGTCCGGTTCTGGACGAGATGGCGGCGGCAATCGTCTCGAAACGCCATTTCGTCCAGCCCCGCCGTGACCCGGCACCGGACGGCGCCGGATCCATCGCGCCCACTCCGGACGCGCCGTTACTCGAACGTTTCGTCGACGAAACGTGCTGGGGCTTCGATGGGACGGCATGAGCCTCTCGCTGAGTGACGTCCTGGGGAACTTCGGCCCTCGCGTCGAGGCCGTCGTCCGCGTAGACCACGATCCGGTCGTGTCCTGGCCCTACTACACGAATCTCCTGGACCCGACGCCTTACCTGCACGGCGGAGAACTCGTTCTCACTACGGGCCCACTGGTGGACGCCGGCTTCGATGGGTCGATCGCCGCTGCATACGTGCGGCGACTGTCCGAGGTCGGAGTCGCGGGCATCGTGTGCGGGCCGAAGCGGATCGGAGATCCTGACCGCGAGGACGAGACCCACCTGCTGACGGAGTTGGCCGGCGAATGCCGGCGGCAGGGAATGCCGCTGGTGTGGAGCAGGCAGATGTCCTTCATCGAAATGATCCGTGATGTCGGGGCGCTGCTGCGGGAGGACCAGCGCGAGACCGCCGTCTGGTTCGGAGAGGCCCAGCGGCGCCTCACCCATGCCGCGCTGAGCGAGCGAGGGGCCGCGGCCGTGGTCGAGCAGCTCGGCGAGGAACTCGACACGTGGGTGATCTGCTTCGACGAGATGGCGCGACCCCTGCATCGGTCCGCCCGGGCCTCCCGGTTGGGTGCGCCCGCGGTGGCGGCGCTCCGGGAGCGCTGTGTCGGGGTCCTCGATCGTGGCATACGCAGCGGGACGAGCCTTAAGGGGCCGGAGCTGGATGCCCATCTGCAGACGCTCGGTCCGGCCCATGAGCTGCTCGGCGTCCTGGCGTACGGGAGCGACAGGCAGATGTCCGAGCCGGTACGGCAGCTCATCACCTCGGTAGTGGCCCTCCTGTCGGTCGCCATGCTGCGCTCCGCCGAGGTCCGCAGGGCGCGCGCCCGCCTCGATACGGCTGTGCTCAGGCTGCTGCTCAGCGGGGCGGTCGAAGAGGCACGCACGACCACAGCCGCCTGGGGCACCCTTCCGGACCCACCGATTGTGGTGATGGCCGTGTCGTCCGACCAGTTGCCCAGTAGCGAACTGATCCGCATGCTGGGGCGCCGCGCCGGCGACAGGCGTCCGTTTGCGGCGGAATACGAGGGGCTCACCGTGGTGCTGTTGTCGGCTCAGCGGGCCGCCGGGTCGATCGCCGAGGCACCGCTCGAGGGTGCCCGCATCGGCGTGTCGCGGCCGGTGCTCTACGACTCCGTGACCCTCGGCCACCAGCAAGCGGTGGTGGCGCTTCGCGAGGCGTTGTCCGCGGACCTCCCGCTGGTCAGGTACCGTCCCGGCAGCGTGGAGCACATGATGGGGGCGGTGGCCGCCGTGCCGGGGATGGACGAGCAGGCGCGCCGTACGCTCGAGCCACTCACCCGGTATGACGACGCGCACGGCGTTGACCTGACCCGGTCACTGGCTGTCTGGCTGAATACGGGATGCCAGTGGGAGGCTGCCGCCAACGCCCTGAACATGCATCGCCACACCCTCCGGTCACGGATCGACCGATGCGCGAGGATCCTGGGCGTCGACCTGGGTGACACCCCGACCCGCAACGGACTGTGGGTCGCGTT encodes:
- a CDS encoding helix-turn-helix domain-containing protein: MSLSLSDVLGNFGPRVEAVVRVDHDPVVSWPYYTNLLDPTPYLHGGELVLTTGPLVDAGFDGSIAAAYVRRLSEVGVAGIVCGPKRIGDPDREDETHLLTELAGECRRQGMPLVWSRQMSFIEMIRDVGALLREDQRETAVWFGEAQRRLTHAALSERGAAAVVEQLGEELDTWVICFDEMARPLHRSARASRLGAPAVAALRERCVGVLDRGIRSGTSLKGPELDAHLQTLGPAHELLGVLAYGSDRQMSEPVRQLITSVVALLSVAMLRSAEVRRARARLDTAVLRLLLSGAVEEARTTTAAWGTLPDPPIVVMAVSSDQLPSSELIRMLGRRAGDRRPFAAEYEGLTVVLLSAQRAAGSIAEAPLEGARIGVSRPVLYDSVTLGHQQAVVALREALSADLPLVRYRPGSVEHMMGAVAAVPGMDEQARRTLEPLTRYDDAHGVDLTRSLAVWLNTGCQWEAAANALNMHRHTLRSRIDRCARILGVDLGDTPTRNGLWVAFTVSSAAEDVGVVDERRTYPHWQASGVAGPDDASLLGGGAALA